The Humulus lupulus chromosome 3, drHumLupu1.1, whole genome shotgun sequence genome window below encodes:
- the LOC133822301 gene encoding stemmadenine O-acetyltransferase-like yields the protein MKVAVEVVVSNNEIIKPSCPTPDHFRHYQLSLLDHLSPQAYNPFVLFYELDDDDNDDHQDHESVINEISNKIKNSLSEVLTLFYPLAGRVKNDRFIDCTDEGVPYTVAQVKSPCHLSQAIKDPLLSEHCNFLPFGMNELNEFALGVQLNVFERGGIAIGLCISHMIADALSCTTFIKTWAAIARGEANHIPHPNFVSAKLFPALDGPKFDPNNVISSNVISKRFVFEGPTIEAIRSKYEKKTSLEMEGERRPTRVEALSAFIWSRFVAATSCDNDEHYAKTEKAYAIIHTVNVRPKLDPPLPQHSFGNLYRYSYAIFSSTILSSTEKDDDCGYEAMKQIKAGFKTMDMDYLRKVQEGEEVKLKHFMEYSEELLKKGGELVSFGFTSFCRFPIYDADFGWGKPTWVSLTSWGYENLAAFVDTKTGNGIEAYVFLKEENMAKLEDDTEFLKAVSRPL from the coding sequence ATGAAGGTTGCAGTTGAGGTTGTTGTATCGAATAATGAGATTATCAAGCCCTCGTGCCCAACCCCTGATCACTTCCGCCATTATCAGCTATCTTTACTTGATCATCTATCTCCCCAAGCATACAATCCTTTTGTCTTGTTTTATGAACTAGATGATGATGACAATGATGATCATCAAGATCATGAGTCCGTGATCAACGAAATATCAAACAAGATTAAGAACTCTTTATCTGAGGTTTTAACACTTTTTTACCCTCTAGCCGGGCGAGTCAAGAATGACCGATTCATTGACTGTACTGACGAGGGAGTTCCTTACACAGTAGCCCAAGTGAAATCTCCATGCCATCTTTCCCAAGCCATAAAGGATCCCCTCCTGAGTGAACACTGCAACTTCCTTCCATTCGGAATGAACGAACTCAATGAATTCGCCTTAGGTGTCCAGCTCAATGTCTTCGAACGTGGAGGAATTGCTATTGGCTTGTGCATTTCACATATGATTGCCGATGCATTATCTTGCACTACGTTCATCAAAACTTGGGCCGCCATAGCTCGTGGAGAAGCCAATCATATACCGCATCCCAACTTTGTTTCGGCCAAGCTTTTTCCGGCGTTGGACGGCCCCAAGTTCGATCCAAATAATGTAATCTCCAGCAATGTCATATCAAAGAGGTTTGTGTTTGAAGGTCCTACGATAGAGGCGATTAGGTCAAAGTACGAGAAAAAAACAAGCTTGGAGATGGAGGGTGAGAGACGACCGACTCGAGTGGAGGCTTTGTCTGCTTTCATATGGAGTCGTTTCGTGGCGGCGACTAGTTGCGACAACGACGAACATTATGCCAAAACTGAGAAAGCTTATGCTATAATTCATACCGTGAATGTTCGTCCGAAGTTAGATCCTCCGCTACCACAACATTCTTTCGGAAACCTTTATCGGTACAGCTACGCTATTTTCTCTTCTACCATCTTGAGTTCTACTGAGAAAGATGATGACTGCGGTTATGAGGCGATGAAGCAGATAAAGGCAGGGTTTAAAACAATGGACATGGATTATCTGAGAAAGGTTCAAGAAGGAGAAGAAGTGAAATTAAAACACTTTATGGAATATTCAGAAGAGTTGTTGAAGAAAGGTGGAGAGTTGGTTTCGTTTGGTTTCACAAGTTTTTGTAGGTTTCCTATTTATGATGCTGACTTTGGTTGGGGAAAGCCAACTTGGGTCAGCTTAACCTCTTGGGGTTACGAAAATCTTGCGGCTTTCGTGGACACTAAAACGGGGAATGGAATCGAAGCATATGTTTTTTTGAAGGAAGAGAACATGGCCAAGCTTGAAGACGACACGGAGTTCCTTAAAGCCGTGTCTCGGCCACTTTGA